The genomic window ATGCAGCTTCGCCATCAGTTCGATGGCTGCATCGGTGGCGATGACCTGATCGGGAGTACGTGGCATAGGCTCCTAGAAGAATCCCATGGCATTGGGGCTGTAGCTGATGAGCTGGTTCTTGGTCTGCTGATAATGGTCGAGCATCATCTTGTGATTTTCGCGACCGATGCCGGACTGCTTGTAACCGCCGAATGCCGAGTGTGCCGGATACAGATGGTAGCAGTTCGTCCAGACACGTCCCGCCTGAATGCTCCGGCCAAAGTGGTAGGCGCGGTTCATGTCGCGCGTCCAGATGCCAGCGCCCAGCCCGTAGAGCGTGTCATTGGCGATTGCCAGCGCTTCTTCGTCGTCCTTGAACTTCGTGACCGAGACCACCGGCCCGAAGATCTCTTCCTGGAAGATGCGCATCTTGTTGTTGCCTTCGAACACGGTCGGCTCAATGTAGAAACCGCTGGCGAGATCGCCGCCATTTTCGGCGCGCTTGCCTCCGGTCAGCACCTTCGCGCCCTCCTGCTTGCCGATATCGAGATAGGAAAGAATCTTCTCCATCTGCTCGGTCGAGGCTTGTGCTCCGATCATGGTGTCGCGGTCCAGCGGATTGCCGCGCTTGATCGCCTTCACCCGTGCCAGCGCCCGCTCCATAAAGCGGTCATAGATCGACTCCTGCACCAGCGCCCGCGAAGGACAGGTACAAACTTCGCCCTGATTGAGCGCAAACATGGTGAAACCCTCCAACGCCTTATCGAAGAAGGCATCGTCCTCGCGCATCACGTCTTCGAAGAAGATGTTCGGACTCTTGCCGCCAAGTTCGAGCGTTACGGGAATAATGTTCTGTGAGGCGTATTGCATGATCAAACGGCCAGTCGTGGTCTCACCGGTGAAGGCTACCTTGTTGACGCGCGTGCTGGAGGCCAATGGCTTGCCCGCTTCCAATCCGAATCCATTCACCACATTGAGCACACCCGGAGGTAGCAAGTCTCCAATCAGTTCCAGTAAAACCAGTATCGACAGCGGAGTCTGCTCCGCCGGTTTCAACACGACGCAGTTGCCCGCGGCCAGAGCCGGAGCCAGCTTCCACGTCGCCATCAGGATCGGAAAATTCCAAGGAATAATGAGGCCGACGACACCAAGCGGCTCATGGTAGTGATAGGCCACGGTATCGACATCGATCTCCGAGATGCCCCCCTCCTGTGCGCGGATGCACCCGCCGAAATAGCGGAAGTGGTCGATGCTCAGCGGCAGATCGGCGGCCATCGTCTCGCGGATCGGCTTGCCGTTGTCCCAGGTCTCGACCGTGGCCAGCATCTCCAGGTTGTCTTCCATGCGCTGTGCGATCTGTTCGAGGATATGGCCGCGCTGCGCTGGAGAGGTGCGCCCCCACGCCGCCTTCGCAGCATGTGCGGCATCGAGCGCACGGTTCACGTCGTCCGCGTTCGAGCGCGGAATCTCGCACAGAACTTCGCCGGTCACCGGCGTGACATTTTCAAAGTAAGCGCCCGAGGCAGGAGCGACCCACTCGCCCCCGATATAGTTTCCGTATTGCTTGCGGAAAGAGACCGGAAATCCATAGCTTCCCGGTACGACTTTGCTGGCTGCTGCGGAGGTCATCGTGGACATGGCGTGCTACTCCTTCAGAGATGGGCTGTCTTGAGACGCAGAGAATCGCTTCGAGTAGCCCCGCGCCTAAGCGTAGCAACAGTACACCCGCACAGTAGACCGTTGCAACCGGCCCTGGACATCCCTCGCGACCTCAACAACCTGCTATGTTATTGCACCGTCGCCCGCGCATCGACACTGACCTGCACGTCTTTGCCTACACGCAGCATTAGCGTGCTCGGGTCCTTCATTCCCCATGCAACATAGGGCACAACAAAGCTCGTTGTCGCGTTCAGTTTTCCATCGCTCAATGAGGTCCGCACCTGTAGAAACAGCGGATGATCGGCACCGTGAATCGTAAACGTTCCCTCAACCGTTACCGTCTGCGTCTGCCCGTCATGAACCACTCCTGTGACTTTTTCAGGATGAAAGATGGCCTCAGGATACTTCTTGCTCTCAAGAACATCTTTCTTCATGCGATCATCGCGGCTCTGGTTACCGCTCTCCGCGGACGCGGTTTCGACAATGATCTCTCCGTCCGCTGTTCCCGTATCTTCGTCGAAGATGATCACGCCGCTCTTCAGTTGAAACGTCCCGCGAACGGTGTGCAGAACGTCCTTCAGCGTCCAGTCGATCTTTGTCGTCGCCGGGTCGAAATGAAGCGTCATCTTCGTGGGCGAGCTTTGCGCGCTGGCAGAGACCACCAGCAGCGAAAGAACCGCCGCCGCAAGTACATATCGAAATTTAGAGATCATTTTTCTCATCCTGCTGAAGATAACAATAGCCTTCCAAAGTCCACACCATGTCGTAATACAACCCTGGACAAGCTCTCTTCGTTGAGATGCACGCTCAGCATCGCCGCAAAAAGATCTGGTCGCCTGGCGAATCCCCTCAACACCCGCTGCCGCAGCAAGGGATGCCTGTCCATCAGCAGCATTGCGCGCGCCATCCCCTGCGGCAATCGCAGAATATCTGAATGCTGGGCCTGATACCGTTTTAACCCGCCCTCTGCAATCGAATCACGCAACAAAAGCGCCTGCCGGAACCCCATCGCAAGCCCTTCTCCGGTAATAGCATCCGCTGTGCCCAAGGCATCCCCCACCAACGCAACCCTGCCGCGTACCACGCGATCAAAGCTGGAGGTCGTCGTCACTGCTCCTCGTTGCGGTGTAAGCTGTTTCGCTCGCGCTAGCGAACCACGCAAGGCTGGAATGCTATCAATCACGCTCTGGAATGTCCCCGGCGACTGGGAGCGGGATATGACAGCGACGCACACCATACGCTCGCCAACTGGTGTCACATATGCCTGCCCTCCGTCTCCCCAATGCACCTCGACGTGTCTACCACCCGAATAGATGCCGGTCTCATCGCCGCGGTCAAACTCAAAATGGGCGCGAAAGCCAAAGCGACGGCTGCGAACCCCGCCTGCACTTAGACCAGCCCACGCGCGAGTCCGCGAAGACTCGCCATCGGCACCAATCAGGTATTTGTATCTGAGAACTTCGCCACCGAGCGTTGGCTCTTCTCCGTGCCGCAGCTCAACCAGACTCTTCCACCGCATCCGTACGCCCATCGCCGCCGCGCGGTCGAGCAATTGACGATGCAACGCCAACCGTCGCACCCCCAGCCCTTGACCCTCCGCAAACCGGGCGCTCACGGTGGATTGTCTGTCGGCAAAACGAATGCCGTCGAAAGGTGTGCCCGCCACTTGGGCGAGGTCGATTCCCAGTTTGGATAGTTCACACAAAGAATCGGGCATTAAACCTTCACCGCATGCCTTGTCGATAGGAGGCTCACATGCATCGGCGATCAATACATCCGCACCAGCCTGTCTCAAGGCAATGGCTGCCGCCAACCCTATCGGCCCTCCGCCGACAATCACTATATCCGCGCTCGCAAAGCCCAAGCTGCTACCTCTGGACGCCAGCAAAGCTTTCAAAACGAAAATGCAGTTCCGCTCCGTTACAAGCTAAATCGAAGAGGTTGTCAGACGTCGTCCGTTGGACTTAAGCCGGACGGGGATGTTAGCAAAGCTGTTGGAGGTGTGTCTTTGGCAACAAACCACTTAGCGAATATCTATCGGACTCGCCCGGCCGGTTTTTTCTGCTTCGGCGTCACGGTTACCGGAGCAGCCACCTTTACACCCGACTTCTCATCCATCCACGCATCCAGAAGGCTTTTCTTGAACCGCCAGCGGTTTCCCAGCTTGAACGCCGGAATAAATCCCTCCGACGCATAGCGGTACAGCGTGTCTCCACT from Granulicella sp. L56 includes these protein-coding regions:
- the adh gene encoding aldehyde dehydrogenase, yielding MTSAAASKVVPGSYGFPVSFRKQYGNYIGGEWVAPASGAYFENVTPVTGEVLCEIPRSNADDVNRALDAAHAAKAAWGRTSPAQRGHILEQIAQRMEDNLEMLATVETWDNGKPIRETMAADLPLSIDHFRYFGGCIRAQEGGISEIDVDTVAYHYHEPLGVVGLIIPWNFPILMATWKLAPALAAGNCVVLKPAEQTPLSILVLLELIGDLLPPGVLNVVNGFGLEAGKPLASSTRVNKVAFTGETTTGRLIMQYASQNIIPVTLELGGKSPNIFFEDVMREDDAFFDKALEGFTMFALNQGEVCTCPSRALVQESIYDRFMERALARVKAIKRGNPLDRDTMIGAQASTEQMEKILSYLDIGKQEGAKVLTGGKRAENGGDLASGFYIEPTVFEGNNKMRIFQEEIFGPVVSVTKFKDDEEALAIANDTLYGLGAGIWTRDMNRAYHFGRSIQAGRVWTNCYHLYPAHSAFGGYKQSGIGRENHKMMLDHYQQTKNQLISYSPNAMGFF
- a CDS encoding YceI family protein; this translates as MISKFRYVLAAAVLSLLVVSASAQSSPTKMTLHFDPATTKIDWTLKDVLHTVRGTFQLKSGVIIFDEDTGTADGEIIVETASAESGNQSRDDRMKKDVLESKKYPEAIFHPEKVTGVVHDGQTQTVTVEGTFTIHGADHPLFLQVRTSLSDGKLNATTSFVVPYVAWGMKDPSTLMLRVGKDVQVSVDARATVQ
- a CDS encoding NAD(P)/FAD-dependent oxidoreductase, encoding MGFASADIVIVGGGPIGLAAAIALRQAGADVLIADACEPPIDKACGEGLMPDSLCELSKLGIDLAQVAGTPFDGIRFADRQSTVSARFAEGQGLGVRRLALHRQLLDRAAAMGVRMRWKSLVELRHGEEPTLGGEVLRYKYLIGADGESSRTRAWAGLSAGGVRSRRFGFRAHFEFDRGDETGIYSGGRHVEVHWGDGGQAYVTPVGERMVCVAVISRSQSPGTFQSVIDSIPALRGSLARAKQLTPQRGAVTTTSSFDRVVRGRVALVGDALGTADAITGEGLAMGFRQALLLRDSIAEGGLKRYQAQHSDILRLPQGMARAMLLMDRHPLLRQRVLRGFARRPDLFAAMLSVHLNEESLSRVVLRHGVDFGRLLLSSAG
- a CDS encoding helix-turn-helix domain-containing protein, whose translation is MAALAQVATREVMDIRQASEYLGISGDTLYRYASEGFIPAFKLGNRWRFKKSLLDAWMDEKSGVKVAAPVTVTPKQKKPAGRVR